The genomic DNA CGGACTCGATCCTGCCGTTTCATCGGCTCCGTTTGTTGCAACATTTGTAGATGTAACAGGATTAATTATTTATTTCACGGTCGCGTCCATCATTCTTGGCGGAATTCTCCTATGAAAATTCTTTTCATTGATTCCGCTCATCCTTCCCTGAAAAAAGAATTGGAGAGAAATAATTTTATTTGCGAGGAAGATTTCACTTCTTCCAAATCAGAAATCGAAAAAAAAATTTCTTCCTATCAGGGAATAATTCTTCGCAGTCGTTTTGATATTGACAAAAAATTTATTGACGCCACAACAAATCTCAAATTCATTGCAAGAGTAGGCGCAGGCATGGAACACATTGATGTTGCTTATGCCGAACGAAAAGGAATCAAATGCCTATCCTCTCCCGAAGGAAACAGCAATGCAGTTGCGGAACATGCGCTCGGAATGTTGTTGAGTTTGCTGAATAATATTTGCAAAGCAAACAATGAAGTGAAAGAAGGAAAATGGATTCGTGAAGGAAATAGAGGAGCAGAACTCGAAGGAAAAACAATTGGCATTTACGGTTATGGAAATACAGGAAGTGCATTTGCAAAACTGCTGTGCGGGTTTGATGTAAAAATTCTTGCCTACGATAAATACAAAAAGGAATATGGAGATAAGGGAAATAATGGAATAGGGAAAATAAAAGAAGCAAACCCTAAAGAAATTTTTTCACAAGCCGATGTGTTGAGTTTGCATTTGCCATTGACCGATGAAACAAAATTTCTGGTGAATGATTCTTTCATTAACAAATTCAAAAAAAATATTTATCTCATCAATACTTCCCGCGGGCAAATTGTAAAAACCGATGACCTTGTGAGAAATCTCAGGAGCGGAAAAATTTTAGGAGCATGTCTGGATGTAATAGAATATGAGGAATCTTCCTTTGAAGGCATTAAATCCGCAATCCGCAATCCGCAATCTGCAATATGGAACTATTTAATTTCATCTCCAAAGGTAATCCTCTCTCCTCACATTGCCGGATGGAGTATTGAATCAAGTGAAAAGATGGCGAAGATTCTCGCGGAGAAAATAATTGCTATCTCAAAATAAGCAGCCGGTTCGAATCGAGTTTAATAAAAATAAAAAGCAGAATTGTAAACGCCCACAGCGAAGAGCCGCCATAGCTGAAAAAAGGAAGAGGAATTCCAATCACAGGCGCAAGCCCGATGGTCATTCCCACATTTATGGTCACGTGAAAAAATAAAATGGAGGCAACCCCGTATCCGAAAATCCGGCTGAAGGAAGAGCGCTGCCGTTCCGCCACAAAAATTATTCGCAGTATCAGCGCAAGAAATAAAAGAAGAATAAATAAACTTCCGAGAAATCCCCATTCTTCTCCCACCGTACAAAAAATAAAATCGGTGCTTTGCTCGGGAACAAAATCATATTTGGTTTGCGTGCCCTGCAAAAATCCTTTTCCGGAAAAACCTCCTGAGCCAATGGCAATCAAACTTTGGTTCACATTGTAACCCGCTTTCTTTTTTAAATCTTTATCCACATCTTTCCCCAAAAAAACATTGATGCGGGTTTTCTGATGTGGTTTCATCTTGCTGAAAGCATAATCCACTCCAAACACTGCTCCTGAAGCAGCAATCAGAAGGGCAAAAATTCCCAGTAAGAATCTGCGCGCCCTTTTTTTATTTCTCGAGTTCATCCATACCACAAATGAGATAATGGCTGCAATCAATGCCAATAAAATCACAAGTACCACTTTATTCACCAGTAATGCTGAAATGAGAAGTAGTGTTGTAAAAAATCCTCCGAGCAAAAGATTTCCTGAAAAACCTTCACGGAACAAAACGAAAATGAATGCAACATACACCAGCGCGGTGCCTGCTTCTTTTTCCATAACAATTATTCCGGCAGGAAGAAGAATGAGTACGAACGCAAAAAGTTTTGTCTGCAGGCGTTCAATCTTTGTATCCATCGAACTTAAATATTTAGCGAGCGCAAGCGCCACCGCAAACTTTCCGAATTCTGCCGGTTGAAAAGCAAAATCTCCAAAGCGAAACCATGAATGGCTTCCTGAAATTTCTCTTCCTAAAAAAATTACTGCCACTAATAAAATTCCCACAGCGATATAAATCGGGTAGGGGAATGCGGTGTAAAAGTTTGCGTCAATGATGAGAACAACCACTGCAATAATGAGTGCGCCTGTAATCCATAGTAATTGCTTTCCATATTTCTGTGAGATGTCGAAAATATTTTTATGCTCCTCGTTGTAAACAGCCGCGTAAATATTCAGCCAGCCGAGAATGACAAGCGTAAGAAATAATCCAGCCATCACCCAGTCAATATTCGAAAAAATATTTTTCTGTTCTCTCATTAATAACCTTTTTGTTTTCCAATAATATTTGAATGAATAATATCTCCTTCAAGCATTTTCTTTTCAACATCCGGGCGTGAAATCGAATCAGTTAAATATTTTTCAATCATTAAACTCGCAATGGGTGCCGCCCACGATGCTCCCCATCCTCCGTTTTCAACTGTGACTGCAATTGCAATCTTGGGATTTTCTTTCGGAGCGAACGCAATGAACAGAGAATGGTCTTTTAACTGAACCACTTTTCCGTTAATCACTCTTTTGTTTTCTGCCGTTCCCGTTTTTGCGCAGTAATCTATTCCGGGAATCTGAGAAGCCGCTGCTGTTCCGTGCTTCACCACTTCATTCATTCCTTCAATCACCACGTTATAATACGCAGTATCCGTCACCATCGCAAAATGTTTTTCTCTGAAGCGCGCAAGCAGTGAGTCATTCGAGTTTTTTCCGATTGCTTTTACGGTGTGCGGTATGTAATAAAATCCTTTATTCGCAATGATGCAAACCACATTCGCGTTTTGAATCGGAGTGATTCCAAGTTCGCCCTGCCCTATGGCGAGAGAAATAATTGTGGAAGTATGCCAGCGATGCTCTCCAAAAACTTTATTGTAATGCGCAATGGTGGGAAGTGAGCCGCGAAGTTCATTCGGAATATCGGTGTTCAGATGCGAACCGATTCCGAAACTCGTTACGTAATCCCGCCACACAGAAAAAACATCTTCCATCTTTTTATATTTTTTATTGTCCATCACCACGCGAAACACATTGCAGAAATAGGTGTTGCACGAATGCTGAATGGCGGGCTGCAAATCAAGCGTGCCGTGATGCGCATCGCATTTCAGCGGACGCGCTCCGCCATAATTATATCCTCCTGCACAGAAAAAAGAAGATGACTTGGATAAAACTTTTTCATTCTGCCCGACAAGTGACATCACTAATTTAAAAGTTGAACCGGGCGGATACGAAGCCATGAGCGCGCGGTTGAACAGCGGCTTGAGCGAATCCTGCTGGAGTATTCTGAAATTTTGCGGAAGCGTGCTGCCGATGAGAAGATTCGGGTCGTATGCGGGGCTTGAAACAAATGCGAGAATTTCTCCGGTGCTCGGTTCAATCGCAACAATGCTTCCGATTTTATTTTGCATCAACTTCTCTCCGTATTCCTGAAGTTGCGCGTCAATGGTGCACACAATATCTTTTCCGGCAACGGCAATCGTATCGTAAATTCCATTCATGTAACTTCCCTGCCTGCGGTTGTGCACGTCCACCACTTCAATGTGCGTGCCTTTGATTCCGCGCAACGGAATTTCATACGCCTTTTCCATTCCGCTCACGCCAATGTAATCGCCATTCTTGTAATAGTCGCTTGTGTCCGTCATCTCGGGAGAAACTTCACCCACATATCCGAGTAAATGCCCGGCAATCGGCTGCGGATATTTTCGCAGCGTGCGCGGCTGGAGAAAAAATCCCGGGAACTTGAAAAGTTTTTCCTGCAGAATGGCGGAATGTTCCACCGAAATTTCTTTTTCAAACACACTTTCTTTCAGAGGAGAATTTGGCGCCTGAATTGCTTTGAGCATTCTTCGCAAAAAAGTTTCGCGGTCAATTCCAATCGTCCTGCAAAAATCAAGCGTGTCGAAACTTGTTTCGCGCGAAGCGTCTTTCACTTGTTTCGGAATCACCATTAAATCATACGCGGCTTGATTATAAACCAATCGTTTTCCTTTTCGGTCGAAAATATTTCCGCGTGCGGGATAATCGGTCATGTAGCGGAATGCCTGGTTGCGCGCAGTGAGTTTATATTGGTCGTCAATCAACTGGATGTAAAAAAGCCGCGCGAGAAAAATTAAAATGATGGATGAAAAAATCGCGATGATGACATATTTTCGGTCGGAATAGTGAGCGCTCATATTTTTATTCGTTCATCCTAAATATAAGCATTTTAATTTTTATGTCCGAGTTTTCGTGAAGAAAAACTGGCTGACGAAAATTAATGTGAGCGTAAAAACAGAACTGAGAATCACTCGGAAAAATGTGTGAAAGAATCCGGAAAAGTGAAACGCTTCGAGATAAAATAAAAAGAAATGATGAATGAGCACAAGAATTCCTGCATAGGAAAAAAACCATCCGAACCCGAATTGCTGAACGGTGGGATGCTGCGTGGGTTCGTAGCCCTCGCGCGGAGAAATTATTTTGAGAAGCGGTTTGCGCGCAAACGCCATGAACACCGAAGCGGCAGCGTGCATTCCTCCCGTATCGGAAAACATATCAATGCTGAGCCCGAGCGCGAATGAGAGCACGAGCACCAGCCAGTCGGGAGTTTGAAACGGAAGCATGAGAATGAAAAGCACATAGAGAAAGGGATTGAGATAACCGCTGAGTTGAATGTGATTCAGGATTAAAACCTGGAACAAGACGAGAAAAATAAATCTCAAACTATTTCTTACAATCTCATTCATGCTGGGAAATTTTTTCGAGATTGGTTTGTTCTGCTTTCATTAAATTATTTACCACCGTTACATATTTCAGCCGGTTAAAGTCGGTAGATAATTTTATAGTCACATTGTAAAAAGTATTGCCGGCAATTTTTTCAAAGTCCTCTATGTAGCCGACCATAATTCCCTCAGGAAAAATAGAAGAGTAAGAACTAGTAATAATCGTATCGCCTTTTGCAATTTCAAGATGAGAAGGAATGCGTTCCATGTAGGCGTGCCATTCATCCACTCCATCCCAGGTAAGAATAGAATTTTCTCCGAACTTTTTTATGTTGACAGGAATGCGCGTACTCTCGTGAAGAACTGACATTACCGTGCAAAAGTTTTCCGAAACATCGCGCACAATTCCTACAATGCCATCGGGACTGATAACTCCCATTTCGGTTTTTACTCCTTGTGCTGAACCGATGTTCAGTGTTAAAAAATTTTTCCCCCGGTTGGTGGAATTGTTCACCACTTTGGCTGAGAGATACATGAATTGTTTCTTATGAAGAGAATCGTTTACAAATATTGGCGCTTTCAATTCATTTGAAAAAGATTCTCTCAGTTGATTTCTCAGCGTAATATTTTCTTCAGCAAGTTTTTTATTTTGCTCTTTCAAAGAAAAATATTCCGTAACTCCTGAATAGGCCTCATACATATTTCCTGCAATGGCATTGGATGAATTCAAAAAATGCGCGCGCTGAAAATGATTATTCTGAAAAACTAAAAAAAGAGAAAGCGATTCAAGAAAAAGAAAAAGCAGGATGTAATAATTTCGGGTGAGAAAGAGAATTAGATTTCGCATCGCATTCGATAATGAATTGCATTATCTGATCAGGAATGGAAATTTATCTGCATTCTTCAGTGCAATTCCTGTCCCGCGTGCAACCGCGCGAAGCGGGTCTTCCGCCACATGAACGGGAAGTTTTGTTTTCAGCGAAATGCGTTTATCAAGTCCGCGAAGCAAAGCGCCACCGCCTGTCAGATAAATTCCGGTTCTATAAATATCTGCTGCCAGCTCAGGCGGAGTGATTTCAAGCGCATTCAGAATTGCTTCTTCAATTTTCGAAATGGATTTATCCAATGAATGGGCGATTTCAGAATACGAAACAAAAATTTCTTTCGGCACGCCCGTCATCAAATCTCTTCCGTGAACGGGAAAATCGGGCGGAGGATTATCCAAATCGGGAATGGCTGCGCCCACTTCAATTTTTATTCTCTCGGCAGTACGCTCGCCCACTAAAATATTATGCTGCCTTCGCATGTAATCTTCTATATCGGCAGTGAGTTCATCGCCCGCAATGCGGATTGATTTGTCGCACACAATTCCACCCAGCGCAATAATTGCAATGTCGCTCGTTCCTCCGCCAATATCCACAATCATATTTCCCATTGGTTCTTCCACATCTATTCCGATTCCGAGCGCGGCCGCCATGGGTTCGTGAATGAGATAAACTTCTTTTCCTCCTGCGTGCTCGGCAGAATCTTTCACCGCGCGCTTTTCTACTTCGGTAATTCCGGAAGGAATGCAAATCACAAGTCGAAGCGAAGGAGCGAATAATCTTCTTCCGGGGTTAATCATTTTTATTAATCCGCGAATCATGTATTCGGCAGCATTGAAATCGGCAATCACTCCATCGCGCAGCGGGCGAATTGTTTTTATGTTCTCATGCGTTTTGCCGTGCATCTGCATTGCAAGTTTTCCGACTGCAATTACTTTTCCGGTGTTGCGTTCAATGGCAACGATGGAAGGTTCATCCACTACGACTCTGTCGTTATGGATGATGACTGTGTTTGCAGTGCCGAGGTCAATTGCTATTTCTTGCGTGAGGAAACTAAAAAATCCCATAGGGGTTACGAATTACAAAACTTGTTACTAATATAACGAATCTTTTTTTGGTTTCAAATGTCGCACTACTATTTTTATGTTCAGCGTGAACCTTTATTAGTTATTCACAAACTTTTTAACGTTAAAATTTTCTCAATGCTTGAAATGTCTTGTGCCTGTCATCACCATTGCCATACCATTCTTGTTGCAGAACTCGATGGAATCTTTATCCTTGATGGAACCGCCCGGCTGAACCACCGCTTTCACTCCTGCGTTGTAAGCAATCTCCACGCAATCGGGAAACGGGAAAAATGCATCGGAAGCCATCACTGCTCCCTTTAAATCAAAACCAAAACTTTTTGCTTTAATGATTGCCTGCTTGAGCGCATCTACGCGTGAAGTTTGCCCGACTCCGCTTGCCAGCAGTTGTTTGTTTTTCGCGAGCACAATTGTATTTGATTTTGTATGCTTCACAATTTTATTTGCGAAAACCAAATCGCTGAGTTCTTCTTTCGTGGGAGAAATTTTTGTAACCGTTTTCATTTCGGCTTCCGTTTCGGATTTGAAATCTCTGTCTTGTTCCAAATAACCGTTCAGCGTGGTGCGAATTAATTTTGAAGGAACTACAAATTCTTTTTGAAGAAGAATAATCCGGTTTTGCTTTTGCTTGAGAATGTTTAATGCCGTTTCATCGTAAGCGGGGGCAATTATTACTTCGAAGAAAAGTTTATTTATTTCCTGCGCTGTTGCTTCGTCCACTTTTGTATTTGCGATTAATATTCCTCCGAAAGCGGAAACCGAATCTCCTGCAAGTGCATCTTTCCACGCATCAATTAATTTTTTTCTGGAAGCAATTCCGCAGGCGTTATTGTGTTTGAGAATTGCAAAAGTTGTTTCTGAAAATTCCGCTATGAGATTTACGGCTGAATCAATGTCTAAAAGATTATTGTAGGAAAGTTCCTTTCCGTTGAGTTGCGAAAACATTTTTTCAAAATCGCCATAGAAAGTTCCTTTCTGATGTGGGTTTTCACCGTAGCGAAGCGATTTTATTTTGGAAGCGGAGCCATTCAGGTTTGGCATGGTTACTTTCAATTCCCCGCTGAAGTAGGAATAAATTGCAGTATCGTATTTCGAAGTGACTGCAAATGCTTTTGTCGCCAAATATTTTCTGTCTTCAAGCGAGGAAGTTCCCTTTTTCTCTTCAAGAATTTTTAACAGATAAGCATATTCATTTTTCGAAGGAACAATCACCACATCGTTAAAATTTTTCGCGCCCGCTCGGATGAGGGAGATTCCGCCAATGTCAATCTTCTCAATAATTTCTGTTTCGTCTTTTGTTTTCGCCACGGTTTCTTCGAACGGATATAAATCCACAATCACCAAATCTATTTCCGGAATTTTATATTCCAAGAGTTGTGAAGCATCTTCATTTTTTTCTCTGCGACTCAGAATGCCTCCGAAAATTTTCGGATGAAGTGTTTTCACTCGTCCGCCCAAAATGGAAGGATAAGAAGTCAGCGTTTCAACAGGCGTGACTTTCGCTCCGAGTTTTTCTATGAACTCCTGCGTTCCTCCCGTACTGAAAATAGTTACGCCAAGCTCGCCCAATTTTTTTACAATCGGTTCAAGATTGTCTTTATAAAAAACCGAGATGAGCGCACTTTTAATTTTTTTGTTCATGTGAGCAAAAGTAGAAGTTTCATCTGCTAATTTACGAATCTCTACCAATATACTAATTAACAGCTCATTCACTTTTTGCCAAGAGAAATTGAGTTTCATTAGTACATTTGCTTCATCCCGATTCATCGGGACGTACCAATTAGTATTTTAGTAGGCCATGTTATTCTTTACATTATTCAAAGAAAGTTTTCTTTTTGCCATTCAGGCGCTGGTGACAAATAAACTCCGGAGTTTTCTTTCGCTGCTTGGAATTACCATAGGAATTTTCGCCATCATTTCTGTTTTCACGATGACGGATTCGTTAGAGAAAAAACTTCGCGACAGCGTGAAATCGCTTGGCGATAATGTAATTTATATTCAGAAGTGGCCGTGGACTTTCGGTCCCGATTATCCCTGGTGGAAATATATTAATCGCCCGGTGCCAAACATTTCCGAACTCGAATCAGTGAAACGTGCGAGCGCGAAGGGCGATGCGTTTGCATTTGTGGTGAGCGCGAAAACCACCGCGAAATATAAAAACAGCAGCGTGGAAAATTCAGATGCACTTTGTGTTTCACATGAGTATAATCAAATCCGCTCGTTCGAAGTTGTGAGCGGAAGATATTTTTCTGAGAGCGAATCTTCGAGCGGAAGGCCGGTTTGCGTAATTGGAAACACTATTAAGGAAGGACTTTTTGAAAACGAAGACCCGATTGGAAAACAAATTAAAGTTCGCGACAGCAAACTCACGGTGATTGGCGTTTTGAAAAAAGAAGGCGAGAGCATGATTGGAAGCAACATTGACACGCACATTCTTGTGCCGATAAATTTTGCGCGCAACATAGTGGATTTACGCAGTGATAGGTTTGACCCGGTAATCATGGTGCGCGCGAAGCCGGGAATTCCAAATGATGAATTAATTGACGAACTCACCGGAATTATGCGCGCCATCCGTAAACTGAAACCGATTGCCGAAGATGATTTCGCCTTGAATCAAACTTCCATGCTTTCTAACAGGATTGGCGATTTATTTTCTGTAGTCGGAATTGCCGGATGGATTATTGGTGGATTTTCAATTCTCGTAGGAGGATTCGGAATTGCGAACATTATGTTTGTATCGGTGAGAGAAAGAACAAATCTTATCGGTATACAAAAATCACTTGGAGCAAAAAATTATTTTGTATTGCTGCAATTTCTGGCAGAGGCGGTGGTGCTTTCTATCATGGGTGGATTAATCGGACTTTTTTTTATTTACATCGGAACTTTTATTGTGGAAAAATTAATGGAGATGGAAGTAAACTTAACGCAGTCGAATATAA from Bacteroidota bacterium includes the following:
- a CDS encoding hydroxyacid dehydrogenase, which produces MKILFIDSAHPSLKKELERNNFICEEDFTSSKSEIEKKISSYQGIILRSRFDIDKKFIDATTNLKFIARVGAGMEHIDVAYAERKGIKCLSSPEGNSNAVAEHALGMLLSLLNNICKANNEVKEGKWIREGNRGAELEGKTIGIYGYGNTGSAFAKLLCGFDVKILAYDKYKKEYGDKGNNGIGKIKEANPKEIFSQADVLSLHLPLTDETKFLVNDSFINKFKKNIYLINTSRGQIVKTDDLVRNLRSGKILGACLDVIEYEESSFEGIKSAIRNPQSAIWNYLISSPKVILSPHIAGWSIESSEKMAKILAEKIIAISK
- the rodA gene encoding rod shape-determining protein RodA — translated: MREQKNIFSNIDWVMAGLFLTLVILGWLNIYAAVYNEEHKNIFDISQKYGKQLLWITGALIIAVVVLIIDANFYTAFPYPIYIAVGILLVAVIFLGREISGSHSWFRFGDFAFQPAEFGKFAVALALAKYLSSMDTKIERLQTKLFAFVLILLPAGIIVMEKEAGTALVYVAFIFVLFREGFSGNLLLGGFFTTLLLISALLVNKVVLVILLALIAAIISFVVWMNSRNKKRARRFLLGIFALLIAASGAVFGVDYAFSKMKPHQKTRINVFLGKDVDKDLKKKAGYNVNQSLIAIGSGGFSGKGFLQGTQTKYDFVPEQSTDFIFCTVGEEWGFLGSLFILLLFLALILRIIFVAERQRSSFSRIFGYGVASILFFHVTINVGMTIGLAPVIGIPLPFFSYGGSSLWAFTILLFIFIKLDSNRLLILR
- the mrdA gene encoding penicillin-binding protein 2; this encodes MSAHYSDRKYVIIAIFSSIILIFLARLFYIQLIDDQYKLTARNQAFRYMTDYPARGNIFDRKGKRLVYNQAAYDLMVIPKQVKDASRETSFDTLDFCRTIGIDRETFLRRMLKAIQAPNSPLKESVFEKEISVEHSAILQEKLFKFPGFFLQPRTLRKYPQPIAGHLLGYVGEVSPEMTDTSDYYKNGDYIGVSGMEKAYEIPLRGIKGTHIEVVDVHNRRQGSYMNGIYDTIAVAGKDIVCTIDAQLQEYGEKLMQNKIGSIVAIEPSTGEILAFVSSPAYDPNLLIGSTLPQNFRILQQDSLKPLFNRALMASYPPGSTFKLVMSLVGQNEKVLSKSSSFFCAGGYNYGGARPLKCDAHHGTLDLQPAIQHSCNTYFCNVFRVVMDNKKYKKMEDVFSVWRDYVTSFGIGSHLNTDIPNELRGSLPTIAHYNKVFGEHRWHTSTIISLAIGQGELGITPIQNANVVCIIANKGFYYIPHTVKAIGKNSNDSLLARFREKHFAMVTDTAYYNVVIEGMNEVVKHGTAAASQIPGIDYCAKTGTAENKRVINGKVVQLKDHSLFIAFAPKENPKIAIAVTVENGGWGASWAAPIASLMIEKYLTDSISRPDVEKKMLEGDIIHSNIIGKQKGY
- a CDS encoding rod shape-determining protein MreD, yielding MNEIVRNSLRFIFLVLFQVLILNHIQLSGYLNPFLYVLFILMLPFQTPDWLVLVLSFALGLSIDMFSDTGGMHAAASVFMAFARKPLLKIISPREGYEPTQHPTVQQFGFGWFFSYAGILVLIHHFFLFYLEAFHFSGFFHTFFRVILSSVFTLTLIFVSQFFFTKTRT
- the mreC gene encoding rod shape-determining protein MreC, translating into MRNLILFLTRNYYILLFLFLESLSLFLVFQNNHFQRAHFLNSSNAIAGNMYEAYSGVTEYFSLKEQNKKLAEENITLRNQLRESFSNELKAPIFVNDSLHKKQFMYLSAKVVNNSTNRGKNFLTLNIGSAQGVKTEMGVISPDGIVGIVRDVSENFCTVMSVLHESTRIPVNIKKFGENSILTWDGVDEWHAYMERIPSHLEIAKGDTIITSSYSSIFPEGIMVGYIEDFEKIAGNTFYNVTIKLSTDFNRLKYVTVVNNLMKAEQTNLEKISQHE
- a CDS encoding rod shape-determining protein, producing MGFFSFLTQEIAIDLGTANTVIIHNDRVVVDEPSIVAIERNTGKVIAVGKLAMQMHGKTHENIKTIRPLRDGVIADFNAAEYMIRGLIKMINPGRRLFAPSLRLVICIPSGITEVEKRAVKDSAEHAGGKEVYLIHEPMAAALGIGIDVEEPMGNMIVDIGGGTSDIAIIALGGIVCDKSIRIAGDELTADIEDYMRRQHNILVGERTAERIKIEVGAAIPDLDNPPPDFPVHGRDLMTGVPKEIFVSYSEIAHSLDKSISKIEEAILNALEITPPELAADIYRTGIYLTGGGALLRGLDKRISLKTKLPVHVAEDPLRAVARGTGIALKNADKFPFLIR
- the purH gene encoding bifunctional phosphoribosylaminoimidazolecarboxamide formyltransferase/IMP cyclohydrolase translates to MNKKIKSALISVFYKDNLEPIVKKLGELGVTIFSTGGTQEFIEKLGAKVTPVETLTSYPSILGGRVKTLHPKIFGGILSRREKNEDASQLLEYKIPEIDLVIVDLYPFEETVAKTKDETEIIEKIDIGGISLIRAGAKNFNDVVIVPSKNEYAYLLKILEEKKGTSSLEDRKYLATKAFAVTSKYDTAIYSYFSGELKVTMPNLNGSASKIKSLRYGENPHQKGTFYGDFEKMFSQLNGKELSYNNLLDIDSAVNLIAEFSETTFAILKHNNACGIASRKKLIDAWKDALAGDSVSAFGGILIANTKVDEATAQEINKLFFEVIIAPAYDETALNILKQKQNRIILLQKEFVVPSKLIRTTLNGYLEQDRDFKSETEAEMKTVTKISPTKEELSDLVFANKIVKHTKSNTIVLAKNKQLLASGVGQTSRVDALKQAIIKAKSFGFDLKGAVMASDAFFPFPDCVEIAYNAGVKAVVQPGGSIKDKDSIEFCNKNGMAMVMTGTRHFKH
- a CDS encoding ABC transporter permease, yielding MLFFTLFKESFLFAIQALVTNKLRSFLSLLGITIGIFAIISVFTMTDSLEKKLRDSVKSLGDNVIYIQKWPWTFGPDYPWWKYINRPVPNISELESVKRASAKGDAFAFVVSAKTTAKYKNSSVENSDALCVSHEYNQIRSFEVVSGRYFSESESSSGRPVCVIGNTIKEGLFENEDPIGKQIKVRDSKLTVIGVLKKEGESMIGSNIDTHILVPINFARNIVDLRSDRFDPVIMVRAKPGIPNDELIDELTGIMRAIRKLKPIAEDDFALNQTSMLSNRIGDLFSVVGIAGWIIGGFSILVGGFGIANIMFVSVRERTNLIGIQKSLGAKNYFVLLQFLAEAVVLSIMGGLIGLFFIYIGTFIVEKLMEMEVNLTQSNIILGLTISALIGVVSGFVPAYNASQLDPVEAIRSN